The genomic window CTGAGGACGATGAGAAAGGAAAGAAAGTTAAAGGTGAGCCAAGAGATCAGAATATGGAACCTCTTGCAGTTGTGATATCTTTCTGTTACTTTTGGAATGTGTATATGTGAATGGCTTGCTAATTTGTCCCTTTCCCCTTGATTATTAGATACCGATTCTCAGTTAGAGGAAGACGAACAGCTTGCTAAGGCCCTTCAAGAAAGTTTCAATCTCGAGTCTCCACCTCCTCAGCACGAACATGGAAGTCTTTTTGCACCCTTTCAATTCCTCGATCCTTCAAGATATAGGTCCATGTCTTACATTCCTAAAGTTCATTATGCCAATCCAACATGTTGCTCATCAACATTATTGAATGATCTATACACATTTAGTACAAATTAGGATCTGATTAATGCAGAAGAGAAACTCTTAACATAGTGTCTCTCTTAAGTACCTACTTATATGTGACATTTCCTCCGAACAATCGATCACAACTGCACCGGATTACTCTTAGAAATCCTGACCTAAATGCATCAGATGTTTAAGGAAAAAAATTTACTTCAAGACTGCAGATAATGATTTTTCCCTTAACAATATGATATTTTGTTGTAGAATATGTGCTGGTTGTAAAAGCCAAATTGGACAAGGGAGATACTTGAGTTGCATGGGAGCTGTTTGGCATCCAGAATGTTTCCGTTGTCGTTCTTGTGATCAGCCGATATCTGAAATGGAGGTGATGTTTTGATCCCTGCATAACAGACTCACTTTGGTTGTAAAATCTGCTATTGCTTTCTTGATCAGTTCCGATTATGGTGATAAAACTTAACATCTTTTGTGTTTCAGTTCTCCATGATGGATGACCACCCGTACCATAAATCGTGCTACATGGAGCTGCATCATCCCAAATGTGATGTCTGCAAGAATTTTGTAAGTGTGAATTCACCAATTATAAAACTTCAGATATCATTTCCAGTGAAGAAAGAACATTTTAATTAGACTTGGTAGCTTTTGATGGCTCTTTTTATTATTGAAGTAGATCCCAACAAATGCTGGTGGCCTTATTGAGTACAGAGCACATCCATTCTGGCCTCAGAAGTACTGCCCTTCACACGAGCATGATGGAACGCCGCGTTGCTGCAGCTGCGAGAGAATGGAGGTGAGTGGAAAATCATTAAGAAATAAACCTGAAATACAGAAAAAGACCAATAAATTAACTGAGTGGTTCTTGTAGCCGGAGTGTTTGGACTCGTCGAGGTACTTGCATCTCGAGGATGGAAGAAAGCTCTGTCTGGAGTGTTTGGACTCGTCGATAATGGACACTCACGAGTGCCAGCCTCTTTACCTTGAGATTCAAGATTTCTATGAAGGTCTAAACATGAAGGTGGAACAGCAGATTCCTTTGCTCTTAGTTGAAAGACAAGCACTAAACGAAGCCAtcgaagaagagaaaaaggttAGCAACGTTCTCTTATATGGAAAATGAAGCAGATTTTCGAGCTGTTGTTTTTCTACTTTTATTCTGTGGCCAGGGTCATCACCGTGTGTCCGAGACTCGAGGACTATGCCTGTCTGAAGAGCAGATCATTACCATGGTAAGAACAGAACACCTTCTATGAATATAATACCATGATCTTGATCATGTCCAACCTAAGTTATCTTGAAAACTTGGTAATGTGATTCCAATCTTGATCACAGGTGTCGAGGAGGCCAAGAATCGGAGGCTACCGGATACTAGACTTGTTTACGGAG from Salvia splendens isolate huo1 unplaced genomic scaffold, SspV2 ctg238, whole genome shotgun sequence includes these protein-coding regions:
- the LOC121789441 gene encoding protein DA1-related 1-like, coding for MGWLTKILKGSSHKISEEHFHCDHNDDEVTWEAARVSRGSSDFDREEIDRAIALSIAEDDEKGKKVKDTDSQLEEDEQLAKALQESFNLESPPPQHEHGSLFAPFQFLDPSRYRICAGCKSQIGQGRYLSCMGAVWHPECFRCRSCDQPISEMEFSMMDDHPYHKSCYMELHHPKCDVCKNFIPTNAGGLIEYRAHPFWPQKYCPSHEHDGTPRCCSCERMEPECLDSSRYLHLEDGRKLCLECLDSSIMDTHECQPLYLEIQDFYEGLNMKVEQQIPLLLVERQALNEAIEEEKKGHHRVSETRGLCLSEEQIITMVSRRPRIGGYRILDLFTEQYRLVRQSEVTAILVLYGLPRLLTGSILAHEMMHAWLRLKGYPTLDPKVEEGICQVLAHMWLDSEIAGASASAMATSSSSSSNSSQPSSKKGQRSQFERKLGQFFKHQIETSSSPVYGDGFREGNEAVEKYDLKRTLDHIRLTGCFP